The Neomonachus schauinslandi chromosome 11, ASM220157v2, whole genome shotgun sequence genomic sequence AAGTGCTCTCAGGTCATTATGGGCTTATATTTCTAACAGGctttttattaaacaaacaaaatacatgaacaCATAGGACAATACAGTGTGCTgcatattaacatttaaaaccaAGTATTATGCCTGTGTTGAATCAGATAGTTAGATTTTATACACTGGTGTATTCAGATATTACTGAGAGCCTATGCTTAAAACCAGCCAAATATTAATAACGGAGTTCATAAGATTTGATGATTAACATGTTTGTTAAAACTATGTGTATGTTAAAGGTCCGTGTTTTAAAGGAAAGAGAtaaggaaaggggggaaatcagggGTTCTCTAAGTCTTCATAAAACagcttctctaaatattttaactaGCTGCTGAGAAGACCTCCAGAAtgatatattttgcattttatttcatccCTACACTAAAAGTCATGCACTAAAGTATAGTAACAATATATGTGCGGCACAACTTCTTCCCTTTAGATGATCAAAAATCTCTTCTTAATcctttattatttgaaattttaaaagccgagttttttggaagagtgtgcatgtgtgttgctGAAAACAGCAACTTTACTCACACACTTACATTTATGTAAGTGtatttacataaatacatttaTGTAGCTCCCTTACATACCATCAAAGGAGCTCCAACCATCTGGTATGTCTAGAGGACACTTCAGTGAGCAGAAATTAGAAGCCAGCATTCCagtcatttgaaattttccacaaaGGGACATGAAAGCCCCAACATGCCTTAAAGGGATAAGaggattaaaaaatttttttaaatcaattgacATTCATTGTCAAATAGCCTACAAGAAAGTTCCACTAGCATTCTGCAATTGTATAGGATAAGAGAATATTTCTAATGATTACATTCCAGAAAGCTATATGTTTAGCAGCTGTTTTTCAGAGGGCTTATCAAGTTTTACTATTGTTATTTAACCCAGGCATAACTGTATAACCTTAAACAAAGCTGTGGACCATTCAACTAATGATAAATTATCCTAACAGACCAGATTCTTGTGTTATTCTGTACATGAGTTTTTGCTTTATTAGGCATTTGGTACTccaatttttctttcagaataCAGTGCACAtgtagaaagggaaagaaacccTGCTAAATTTGGATGTTGGTAATTACGTCCATCAAATATACgtcatctacaaaataaaattctaaaagcagATGACAAAACTAGGATTCATGACTATTTTTACCAAGAGGAGAAAACAACCACACAACCAGAATAATTCTTCAGAAGCACACTTTGTTATCAAgtatataaggaagaaaaatacatggatAATTGAAGAATTAATCAACAGTAAGATTGTGATCTAAATCTGATACTAATAAGAAACTAAGAGTTTATAAATACCTAGTTTGACATTCCCCAAGAGAATAATGATTATCACCTTAATGAGCTTTTTCTGACTGTcgttaaaggagaaaaatgaggcaaAGGGCAACAATAAATGGCAAACATGGTCCCTTAAAAAGAAGATAGGATCAGCCCATTTTTCTTCCCATGGAGAATGGGCTCAAGAAGAAAGAGGTTCAAATTGCACTGTGAGGTATTTCAGTAATACAGTTAAGTTTCCTGATAATGAGGAGTTTGCAACCTGGAATTGCCCATTGGGAAAGAGTGCAAGAATACCTTTCctgaaatatgtaaagaaataaagagactTTTGGGTGAAGGTAATGGCCAAAGGCAGAAAGGTGGATCAAATAAGTGACTTCCTTTTAAGGCCCTTTCAGAAATGGTGCTCTTTTCTTTGAAgttgagaggggttctttgttTTGTCCTAAGGATCTTTACTTGTATCAGACCATCCAAAGTCTGCCCTTAATTAAGGAGAAAAGAACTAATATTTGACTGCCTACTGTTTACTGAACACTGTCCTAACTTTCAATTTATCTTACCTAATTTTCACAATAATTCTGACAGGTATAATGAGTCTAGCtcatagatggggaaactgatgcTCAAGAGATTGTGCTTTGCATAAAGATACAGCTAATTCATGTACTAGGAGTACTAGGACTCCTCATATCTAACCTGGTGTTCCCCCTTCACACACCTCCCTGCATCACTCCTTGAAGTGTTAAAGTTATAACCGATCAAGTATTCTATTAGGAACTAGGACACAACATCCCCCAAAATTCTGCTCTAATTCAAGGAGTCAAAGAAAGTCTTACCCAAACTCAAGTGTTTCTCACCATACTGATGCAAGACCAATGACTTCTTATAAAGACTAATGAAAAGCCATCTATCAGCTTAACAGGGATGCAAGTTATTTTGTAGGTGGAATCATGTGGTCATGGGCTTTATTAGTAAGTGTTGCTTATAGTTATCTCTGATTTCTGAAAACCCATGTTTTGTTACATTTTCTACATGAAGAAATTTGGCTTTggttctattaaaataatttgcagaACATGTTTTTTCAAGAGAATCAAACCAACTAACGAAATGTCATTTGAGATTCTGCCAAAATAGATCTTAGGGTCTGCTTTATGCCATTAACGCCCCAGTCCATCTCTAATGGAAGCTGCAAAACTTCATGTTGGTCCATTTATGGGATCTTTAACTGAAGATTCTGTTCTGCTAAAAAGGCCTGGTCTGAAATCCTGGATACCAGTTATTCACTAAACTGAGCATGTTTGGCAAGTAACAAAAACATAATTTCCATGATTTTATGTAACTTCTattaaaataataccttttcttctttttaactcAAGAGCCAGTTTGTGATTTGAACTGGACATCAGTGAATGGACTGACAAAGCAATTCCAGCCTAGGCCACAATGACAAGCCAGTCTCTTAGCCAAACAACATGTAACCAACCTCCTTCCAGGAGGATTGGCAAAACAgcaacacctttaaaaaaaacaaaaaacaaaaaaaaacctacattagCTGTAGGTCAACAGATATTTAACTGAACATGTGAGAGGCAAAGTGCTACAACATAAGTTAATAGGTCATCTAGTCGAACCTCCAACCAATGCTGAGATCCTTTCCACATCATATAGCATCTCCTTGATGGCTACTATTACCTAAGGCAGCTCTTTCCATGGTGAGCCACCTTTTTGAGAAAGTTCTCCCTGACACAGAGCCCAAATCTGTGGCCCTATGGCCTTTAATCAGTGGACCTCATTCCACCCCCTCTGAACCAGAGTCTTGCACTAATTCATTAATTgtattcctctctctttcccaggcTAAATCTCCCCAAATCCTTCAAATATTCTTCAAatgtcattaaattttaaattccttcaCCATCTTTGTTATGcttcaatttgtttttaatttcaaaggatAGCTCCCAAAGATGACTTAGGAAAGAAGATGAAGTGTCATCTCTCTTGTTCCAAGGTTACTATATCAATTAGCTGTTTGAAGGGATGATAATTTCTTAATTCAGTATGCTTTCTACCTAGTGTGATGAATGTAAGGGAAGGCAGCTTTCCTTTTAAACACAAATACACTCATGGAACAGAAATGAAATtcgaaaagaagaaagaaaagagcacatCCCCCTCTTATCCCAAAATTAGTGCTCAACCAGATTGCTTGTGTGGAGTACTGTTTGTCTGAACAATGAGATACACATCTTTTCACTGGTTTTGAATTTCTAGTTAAGTCTCAAAAGTATTATAGTTGCTTTAAAATGCATCTGTCAGGACCATGGTTGAGGAAAGTAAGTAACCagctgcagttaaaaaaaaaaaatctagagaaaaCAAAGGGCAAACCCTAAAAGCTCTTCCAGAAGCTAATGGGGCAGTATTCCCTAAAGTACGGATGGCTATGAAATGTAGAGTTCTGGAggcttaagaaatagaaaatgtctaTCTTTAGAGCCATTGGTTTGATATGTGGgtaagaaaattaaagtttttttctggttataaGATGATATCTTACTTATGTGGCTtggtttagaaaaaaagatgttttcactTAAGTCAGAAGAGCAATTCAAAATCACTTGCAACTGGTATCTATTCAAAATGATTCATTAACTGAAATTTGATGCTGAATCTGGAAGAATTATGGAATAGCCGAGAAGATAAATGAGGCAAATCATTGACCTAACACTGGAAATCACCAGTGTCCTCCAAAGGTATCATTCATGTATAGAATCCAGTCCTCTGTTAAATTCTGCCTCCTCTCTCCAACAAATCTAAATTgcttaaaacaaataatcctaatccaaatatattattttggcCAGTGGTTTTTACCCTTCTTTCAGAAATTGACACATTGCCAAATCAATCCATTTGACTTTCATTTCTAGTTACACTCTTGCCACTTTACTCAGGAAGAGATGGTAACATGAAATGAGTAGAAAagatagggaaaaagaaaggccAGGAATGCTAATGGCCTAATCTAATCTGCAGAAAGGACAATTGGCCCTgcataatcaaaattaaatataaatacaatagaaATAACAAAAGCATATAAACAAAAAGCCTTGTATAGGTAAAGGAAAAAGCACAAAATCCTATGAGGATACAGTCTACACAAAGCCATAATAACATACCATTAATGTCAGCGAGCTATATGATTTCACAGATTCTCCCAAACCTGACTCTATGACATAAATATGCATTTTCATTGGAAATGGAGAAGTTTTGCCATATATTTAGTAactttattaaaagaagaaaaaaatggaagcagaCACGGATTCAGTGTGAGGCAGATCAAGCCAAACTGAATTATGAGAAAGCAACTCTTTTTCATCCACCATGAaataagaattcatttttatttaagaaggCTCACCTTAGCAAATGTTGCCATGGCAATAACCACCAGTAAGCAAACCAGTGAGTTTAGTTCCTGGTCTAGGTTAAGATGACCACATTTAATTAGTATCCTTTCTCAAGTTCTATTTGAGAAATTTCCATGTGACCAGCAAAGCTCCACTCAGCACTAAGTCatttattcaactaatatttatggagcacctacaaTATGGTCAGGGATTGTTCTGAAACTAGAGATGTATCAGTAAATAAGTGTCCATAAGGCCTAACGTGGAATTCATACAACTAAGGCGGGGAGAAAAGCTCTAAATTCCCATGTATCTCTGCTGATGGGCCACAGATGGGTGATTGTACCTTACGGAAAGGCTGCAAGGAGTAACAGTGAAGGAAGGGACCAAGAGCAGAACTTTCTAATCCCCTATGAGTATGGCCTATTCCCTAGGGCTCTAGGGAATAAGAATTTCAGAATGCAAGAGCGATTCTAGAAGCTGTTGTTCTACGACTAAATTTGTCCAACCTGACAGTCTACGTTCACAAAGCAGCTTTAGTTTCCACATGCTTGCTGCTGTGGAGACAAAGTTAGGTCATGATATGGGATATTGGATTTTTGCCCTAAATGAAAGACAATAAATCTAAACCTATGGACATTTCCTCACAGTTTAAACAGAGAAGTTCTTCTTCCCACCTTGATCAACTTGTTTTCTGAAAACTTTTATAGATGCTGGCTTAGTGGAGAAACAGGGAGGGAAAAGCAACAATTATTATAAATGATTTTGGTtggcatttattaaaatgatttttctttcctgcagaaacagattcaaaataaaagcaattcaaACTACTatgatctctttctctcacccATAGGATCAGAACAAACACAGTGAAGCCAACCAAAAGTATCAATCCCTTATACAATATGTATAATCTGTATACAAGAGATGAGTCACTCTGAAATCTGCTAGAGGAACACTGGAAATGCTTTATCGATGTCGTGTCTCTATGCACctcatttctttataattaaacAGCTTTCAAACATCAACATATCAGGACCGAGATTGCCACCATCTACAACAGAACTGCATATCCTGCCCTTATTCCATTATGTATCCCTCAGTGATGCCACGCAGCAAGCTACAGAAACATCCGACAGCATCAACAGCATACAGGTTTAATTATTTCCCCAATTTGCATTTATATCAGTGAACAGATTGGAAGGCATCAAAGTATGGCACTAAAGAAATTAGTAACACGTATCCAGCAGCACATCTTCCATTTCGAGTCTTGTTTTAAAATTGGCTAAGTAAAGGCATATACACCTCCATTTGAATTGGAGATTTGCAGTAACACATGCATataaagggagggaggaaaagagaggaaagaatggggagacaggagagaaaggaaaagacaaggaaataggAAAGAATGTATGGTCGTGAGTCTGAGAGTAACATCACTATATGAATGAGGTGACAAATGCCAGCTCCACCTGCTTCCACAAGCAGAATTTTTCTAAGGTTACTGAAGATACAAAAATCGTTCATGAGACTTTTCATCTGTTGCTATTGTCACTTGTGATACCAAAAACATGTACAAAATTCTAAGCCTTGGCCTGTCCAAGATGGATAGTACCAGGAAGTAAAAGATGTCACCTGCTATTGAGGACTGTGCTCTGCCTAGAACTCTGCATCGCAGTCCATTCATCCACAGTATTTTGGTCAGATCAGGTCTGTTTTCTCATACTACTCGTGATGTCTTAGAGCTAGTCTTTTATATTAGAATATcagcagccattttttttttcattttttctaacgTTTTCATTTACTTAAAGGGCTGGACAGATGAGAgaatagaagaagaaaatggtaGAGATTTAGAGGGGAAAGACATGaaaggaaaagtattttattttccaacaaaTCCACCCTAGAAAAGGTAGTAATGAGACTTCGAGAAAGAGTGTTGATTCATGgacttcccttattttttttttttatttcaatgtaatACATTTAAGGACATCAATGTACTAAAATGTTTGGTCTGTGAAAGAGTGGACTCATTAGCACCAAAAGGAGTCATGGagcttatatatattattaaaccAATGATGGTTACTGTTGGTCATGGGAAaaggtttcatttcatttttacatcGCAAAGTTCTTGAAAGTGCCTGTGGACAAGAGAAATAACACTTTTCAATGTCTCCATAGAGTCATCGACACACACCCCAGAGGCAGTACTTGGCCTTCCCAGTTTGGGTTTATCTGGTAGACAAGAAAGCCAGGGCCCCCAGAAGCCCTAAAGCACAGCCCCCACATGCACCCACTGACGTGCAGGAGGGATCTCCCTACGGTACATTTTCCCCTGGACTGTTCAGGAATGCGcttttacttgctttttttttttttttaaaaaaagaacaaaagcaacatGCTCTGCAGATCATGGAGCGCCTAGTGCAATTTTCTCCTTGCTCCAACTCCTGACTGCAAAAGGGTGAAACCATTATATGTTCTGCTAATGCTGGCCTGTGGACAAAACCTCTGGGCTGCCATGCTTTGTAAGCCCGGATCCCACAGGAGTCAGAAGGTCTGAGAGCGGGAGCCATAGTCATCACCAGACCTCCCCCAGCAATTTGGGGGCCCATCGGGGCAGCTGCTGATTCCTCTCGCTTCTCCTTGCCTCAGCCTTTAGTTGAAATTACAACAAGTCAAATAGCTAATGCTTTTCCCTTCTCCAGGTAAGGGCGAGGATACATTGTTCACAAGTGTGTTCTGTCTGGCTTCACTGATGAGGCGGCACGCTAAGTCAAGGAATAGTTTCTCCACGTTATCTGATTCCTTGGCTGAGGTCTCCAGGTAATACATGTCCTGAGCTTCTGAGAATTCTTCAGCTCTCTGCTGGGAGACCTCTCTCCTTTCAGCCAGATCAATCTTGTTGCCTAGAACAGGGATAAATCAAAGAAGGAAACATCATTGGACTTTGTACAGGCTCGGAAGCATCAAAATTCAATTTCATATCTGAAGTCAAATCAGACACATGGGCAAGTAAAGCAAAGCAAATGTGGCTGTGATTACTGGAATGTTTAAGATATCAATGCCATTTGTAATGGCAAAGAACTGGACACAACCCAAATGCCCCTCAGTTGGGCACTGGCTTGAATGAAGTATGGTACATCTGCACAATACAGTGATTTGCCTCGGTAAAAAGCAATGAGGAATGGCTCCATATACTGTCATGGAATGAGACACGAGGATATACTGTTaagcaaataaagcaaaacagataaaagataTAGAACATACAACTGTCTAAGAAAAAgggattaaaaaatacacacatgcacattcacaaactttattttcttgatgtGATAATAagccaacattttaattttaaaaataatggttacCCATGAAAGGAACAAGGTTGAGGAGATAGGGAGGGACAGAAACTCAACCTCTCTAAATATACCTTGTCCTAATAGATTTGACTTCAGAATCTTAGAAATGTTTCACATAATTATACAGTTACAACTATATgattaatacaaaattaaatttaaaaagcaacccctaccaatggaaaagcaaaatgaaacaaataaacctGTTTATCATGAAATGGCATAACCACACAGAGAGGAACGATTCCAAGTGAGTTCAAGATCTAGGATTTTAACCATGCGTCCTCAGTGGTATATACTCTAAGGACAAAAAGACCTGAAAGAAAACATCTTGAACTGTTACAGTAATCATCCTGTCAGGGGCAGTGTGAGAACTGTTATTCTAAGGCTGCTCTGTGGGTTTTAGGGCATAAAGCAAATGAGTAATTGTGCTAGTATCACTGGGTCTGAGATTTGGGgcatgagaaaaaggaaatagagaaagatTAATGAggtaaagtaaaatttttacaGTCCTGAATTATAAATGGAAGTATCAGTGTGAATAATTCATGGtggattttatctttaaaaatttttctacctctggaaaaaaaaaaatttttttttctacctctgttCTGGAAACCTGACAAAAGTGATACATCAACTGCATTATCTGGCAACACAGCTTATGGTAAAAGTGACCCCTGACTGATAAATTCCATCTGGCCTGGGAATTCTATGTATGAATTCTAAGTTTCTAGTGGAAAGCCACAACTTTGGGCATCCCTGAGTGGGGGGACTCTTCACTTGAAGAGACCCTGAAAGTTAGGTCCATGGAGTTGTTATAAGAAAGCCTGGTCCCTGCTAAGGCTTCTAGGTCACAGCAGGTCCATCAGGTGCCTGACATGAGCCTTTTTCCTTATACTGGAACTGGCCTGGAAGGTCCTGGACCACTATGTGGACTGCTATCGAGGATTACTTCCCCTGAAGAGGAATGTCTGATGCTGACCTGCTATGAAGCCATATTTTCTGTCCTGTATTCATCTAAGTGAACGTCATGCCAAGTGTGGCCTATTGTAGTCTTGTCAGTCAAAGTGTTTGGTGGAGCCTAATATATAACTCCCTGTGGGCACTACACaattcaccacacacacacacacacacacacacacacactagttcTGTCCACTGAAAAGCCTAAAAGCAATGACCACCCACTAATAAGGAAGATTCTTATCACCTTAGTTGTGGCCTCTAAATATAACTTCACATTAATAATAAGCAATGCTTCTCAAAGAAATGGCTAATTCCTGGTGTGGGCAGGAAACGCACAAGTTGTGCCTGGAACGCTTACACCAGAAAGCAAGCGATGGTCATTGTCAAAAGGTCATATCTAAAGGACTAAGAGACCATTTGAAGAAGCTCCACTCTCAGAGTTGGAACAATTGGACCATCAATGTTAAAAGTTGCAAGGGCCTAGAATATACTGAATATATTTAAACTtataataatattcaaaatataaacaaattttagtAGTTACTTTTGGAAGATACTAGGGAAAggactcattttaaaaagtgggaaatttaaaaaaagggaatcaAGCATTTTTCTTGCTGTCCTATGAGAACTGTACCTCAGAATATCAACTAGGAAGTATAtttgctaaaaggaaaaacaaaaaaactgaatctGACCAGGCCTCTAAATTTACCTGCAAATCTGCAAGGAATACAGGTGATGGAGGAATATGTCAAAGTATACTACGGTggcaaaataacaaaattcagaCTTGAAAACTCTGAAGGATAAACATATGCTTTAACAAATAAATTCAAGGGAGAAAAAATGGAGGGATAACCTACAGgcaaaaggagaattaaaagaCACAAAATCCAATGAGAATATATGAGCCTTATTTGGATTTTTGAtttgaacaaatttttaaaaaatgtctgagTCAATCAAGGAACTCTGAACATTGTCTaaatttttgatgctattaaagaacttaataatttttaggtgtgaggggcgcctgggtggctcagtcgttaagcgtctgccttcggctcaggtcatgatcccacggtcctgggatcgagtcccacatcgggctccctgctccatgggaagcctgcttctccctctcccgctccctctgcttgtgttccctctctcgctgcgtctctctctgtcaaataaataaaaaaaaaataaataaataaaaaaaaaataatttttaggtgtGAAAATggatttgtggggcgcctgggtggctcagttgttaagcatctgcctttggctcaggtcatgatcccagggtcctgggatcgagtcccacatcgggctccctgctcggcaagaagcctgcttctccctctcccattccccctgcttgggttcctgctctcgctatctctctctctgtcaaataaataaataaaatctttaaaaaaaaaaatggatttgtgGTTAggttctatttctttaaaaatcctcttttgaAGATATACACGGAAATATTGAAAGATAAACTAATACAacatctgggatttgcttcaaaataatctgaaGACAAGGGGAGACAACATAGAGGGGGAGCAGATAAAATAAGATTGGCCATGAATTGATAATCATCGAAGCTGAGAGATGTGTACATGGGGGTTCATGATactgttttttctacttttgcttgtgtttgaaattttccataataaaaagatttttttttaaagccagtgcCTCTTTCATACTGAATGGACTAATTATCTCCCATCAAATCTCCATTTAACTTCCTTAGAATCCCAAGGAATAATGCTTTGACTCAAGTTCTCAAGGGCTTTCTGTGGAATAGAAAGAAAGCCCAACTCCTGAGATAGGTGTTTTCAAGTGCTTCATGACAAACATTCTCCAGTGTGCAAGAGGGTTTTCAGGAGTGGGCATAGAGCACTAGCTCATAGagaggcagatacttaacccagCAGCCTGAAAGAAAAGTCCAGCAATTTGTTACAAAGCAGCACATTACACTTACatgctgtgcaaccttgggcaaagaacttcacctctctgagccatggtttcctcatatgtaaattAGGAATCATTACACATAAATTTCCTAATATGATTCCTGGCACATGGGTGCTAGCTATAATGCTTACTATAAGTGTTTACTTAGCTTAATGTTAACCATAATTTGTGACTTAACAATGCTTCTGAGATTCTCTACCTGGATTTCCAAAATTCAAGTCTTGCTAGAATATACAGCAATGTTCCTTtataggaagaaaacattttaacagcCATATGTTATTAACACTTTTCATCACACTAGAGGAGTTTTTAACAATCCAATCCATATCACTGCAATCCCATTGTTAATGGGCATGTTTGTCACCACAGAAAATCATGGGTTGTTTTCTGCTTTCCCCCCTTACTAAACAGGGGTTCTACTCTCCCACAAGGTGAAACAAACTGCAGAATTTCCCTTAGTGGATTCTTTCTTAAGTTAGAATTTCTCAAGTCAGCATGAATGTAAGAagaaaagtccattttttttagGCAATAAGCAATTACTTTAAGAATAAATTCTTTATTAACTTAAGAGATATGCTTTACTTCTAGACCAGCAGTTTCTATGATTTTGTAACTAGATTTTTTGGGTAATGTTTAGCAGCCCACAGAAATTTCATGGCAGTCTAccttcttccctagagccttcattGACAGAAAAATCAATCAGCAATATTTTCTACTTTACTTTTCTAAACCATCGCCTTGAGATATGacctatttcattttctcttcaatttcAGAAGGACTGAATGTTGATTTCATGAATTATATGGCTGTAGACTATGTTACTGGAAGGTACCAAGGCACAAGCACTATGTGATTATAAATTCTCCGATGGCCACAAATCAATTTCCTTCCTCATTAGTCCTCACTTACCCACTAGCACAGTGATGACCTTGTTGCTGGCATATTGTTCTATCTCCCGCAGCCACTCAGGAAGGCAACGGAAGGATTCCTCACAGGTTATGTCATAGGTGAGGATCAAGGCATTGGCGCTTCGGTAATAACTCTGGGTAATGGACCGAAATCTCTCTTGACCTGCTGTGTCCCAGATCTGAAGCTGTAAAGGCGTAAGACAAAGATCAGGTtggagaagcagaaaagaaagcattGCCTTGCTTTAGTTTACAAATGGAAACACCTCGCTCAATTTCATGGTTATTTTCTgccctaaaaaacaaacaaaaaaatttttttttaatgcggTAGATCTGGTTATGGAGAGGGGCTtgctttgttttggggggttttttctttattatattacctaagcatttcttttattctttttttttttttttttttttaaagattttatttatttatttgagagagagaatgagagagagcacatgagaggtgggagggtcagagggagaagcagactccctgcggagcagggagcccgatgcgggactcgatccagggactccaggatcatgacctgagccgaaggcagtcgcctaaccaactgagccacccaggcgccccatttcttttattcttaaaaaaaacaaaaacaaaaaacttactgtgaggcgcctgggtgactcagtcagttaagcaactgccttcacctcaggtcatgatcccagggtcctgggatggagtcccgcatcgagctccctgctcagccgggagcctgcttctccctctctccccttcccctcctccctggcttatgctctctctctctctcttaaataaataaataaataaaatatttttaaaaaaccttactGAGCATTAATTATGTGTCAAgctctaagcattttacatgtaacGTACTCATTGAAGTAGGTACTATAACTATATCCATTTCTCacacgaggaaactgaggcacggagagatTAATTAAGTTGCTCAATGTCCCAGAGCCAATTTAACCAGGCATTGTGGTCCCAGAGCTCGTGCTGGTAACCACAGTGACATATTACAAACGTCGGGACAGAGAGCAAGCTGTCATTCTGTGATTGCTGCCATTTCAGTCAGCAACTAGAGCATGAGAACATCCAACCTCAGCCACCTTTTCCAGTTCGAAACTCAAATGAATCTATTAAGATATTATCTTTGTTAATGAAAACAGGAACAATGCATGGCAGATAAAATAATTTCCCTCCACCACTTTTAAGCTCTGAGACCATGGGCAAGTCTCTTGATCTCTGCGTTTCAGTGGTTTCTCTATAAAAAGACATTAGTA encodes the following:
- the RAB30 gene encoding ras-related protein Rab-30; the protein is MSMEDYDFLFKIVLIGNAGVGKTCLVRRFTQGLFPPGQGATIGVDFMIKTVEINGEKVKLQIWDTAGQERFRSITQSYYRSANALILTYDITCEESFRCLPEWLREIEQYASNKVITVLVGNKIDLAERREVSQQRAEEFSEAQDMYYLETSAKESDNVEKLFLDLACRLISEARQNTLVNNVSSPLPGEGKSISYLTCCNFN